Proteins encoded by one window of Dermochelys coriacea isolate rDerCor1 chromosome 13, rDerCor1.pri.v4, whole genome shotgun sequence:
- the TNNC2 gene encoding troponin C, skeletal muscle isoform X2 — MTTDQQAEARSFLSEEMIAEFKAAFDMFDADGGGDISTKELGTVMRMLGQTPTKEELDAIIEEVDEDGSGTIDFEEFLVMMVRQMKEDAKGKSEEELAECFRIFDKNADGYIDAEELTEIFRASGESVTEEEIEELMKDGDKNNDGRIDFDEFLKMMEGVQ, encoded by the exons ATG ACGACAGACCAGCAGGCGGAAGCGCGGTCCTTCCTCAGCGAGGAAATGATTGCGG AGTTCAAGGCCGCCTTTGACATGTTTGACGCGGATGGCGGTGGGGACATCAGCACCAAGGAGCTTGGCACCGTCATGCGCATGCTGGGGCAGACTCCCACCAAGGAGGAGCTGGATGCCATCATTGAGGAGGTGGATGAAGATG GCAGCGGCACCATCGACTTCGAAGAGTTCCTGGTCATGATGGTGCGCCAGATGAAGGAGGATGCCAAGGGCAAGTCGGAGGAGGAGCTGGCAGAGTGCTTCCGCATCTTTGACAA GAACGCGGACGGGTACATCGATGCCGAGGAGCTGACCGAGATCTTCCGAGCCTCTGGCGAGAGCGTGACTGAGGAGGAGATTGAGGAGCTCATGAAAGATGGGGACAAAAACAATGACGGACGCATCGACTTTGATG agttcctgaagatgatgGAAGGTGTGCAGTAA
- the TNNC2 gene encoding troponin C, skeletal muscle isoform X1 yields MDHGGQCPGWQVLCGRALGRATESRIAWLWAQTTDQQAEARSFLSEEMIAEFKAAFDMFDADGGGDISTKELGTVMRMLGQTPTKEELDAIIEEVDEDGSGTIDFEEFLVMMVRQMKEDAKGKSEEELAECFRIFDKNADGYIDAEELTEIFRASGESVTEEEIEELMKDGDKNNDGRIDFDEFLKMMEGVQ; encoded by the exons ATGGATCATGGTGGGCAGTGCCCTGGGTGGCAGGTGCTCtgtggcagggctctgggacGTGCGACTGAGTCCAGAATTGCATGGCTCTGGGctcag ACGACAGACCAGCAGGCGGAAGCGCGGTCCTTCCTCAGCGAGGAAATGATTGCGG AGTTCAAGGCCGCCTTTGACATGTTTGACGCGGATGGCGGTGGGGACATCAGCACCAAGGAGCTTGGCACCGTCATGCGCATGCTGGGGCAGACTCCCACCAAGGAGGAGCTGGATGCCATCATTGAGGAGGTGGATGAAGATG GCAGCGGCACCATCGACTTCGAAGAGTTCCTGGTCATGATGGTGCGCCAGATGAAGGAGGATGCCAAGGGCAAGTCGGAGGAGGAGCTGGCAGAGTGCTTCCGCATCTTTGACAA GAACGCGGACGGGTACATCGATGCCGAGGAGCTGACCGAGATCTTCCGAGCCTCTGGCGAGAGCGTGACTGAGGAGGAGATTGAGGAGCTCATGAAAGATGGGGACAAAAACAATGACGGACGCATCGACTTTGATG agttcctgaagatgatgGAAGGTGTGCAGTAA
- the TNNC2 gene encoding troponin C, skeletal muscle isoform X3, with protein sequence MIAEFKAAFDMFDADGGGDISTKELGTVMRMLGQTPTKEELDAIIEEVDEDGSGTIDFEEFLVMMVRQMKEDAKGKSEEELAECFRIFDKNADGYIDAEELTEIFRASGESVTEEEIEELMKDGDKNNDGRIDFDEFLKMMEGVQ encoded by the exons ATGATTGCGG AGTTCAAGGCCGCCTTTGACATGTTTGACGCGGATGGCGGTGGGGACATCAGCACCAAGGAGCTTGGCACCGTCATGCGCATGCTGGGGCAGACTCCCACCAAGGAGGAGCTGGATGCCATCATTGAGGAGGTGGATGAAGATG GCAGCGGCACCATCGACTTCGAAGAGTTCCTGGTCATGATGGTGCGCCAGATGAAGGAGGATGCCAAGGGCAAGTCGGAGGAGGAGCTGGCAGAGTGCTTCCGCATCTTTGACAA GAACGCGGACGGGTACATCGATGCCGAGGAGCTGACCGAGATCTTCCGAGCCTCTGGCGAGAGCGTGACTGAGGAGGAGATTGAGGAGCTCATGAAAGATGGGGACAAAAACAATGACGGACGCATCGACTTTGATG agttcctgaagatgatgGAAGGTGTGCAGTAA